A part of Miscanthus floridulus cultivar M001 chromosome 6, ASM1932011v1, whole genome shotgun sequence genomic DNA contains:
- the LOC136456735 gene encoding zinc finger protein VAR3, chloroplastic-like: MGGASKLLSSLLLTSSPLRLRPTTTAAAAALFLSPPAAASRRLLLLSSPSPPRTLSTSSAAAASSSFPQGSSSASPAPPPRAPFPEWSRLVDRLAAAGYGSGAPFPADELALASGCGLSDGAQAAVSTCLAFARDRPGLLSSLPRKDVEVLVANAAPSLFKDGEASAQRLRRYLAGEEIDVIVSERAETVDIVRYLLSYTYGSSDSYSEDKELTDSAVRNIMAELVSFSGLSQSSTFAESTPNQSCLSQHERFSRPLGQNIEMKRGDWICTRCSFMNFARNVRCLECNEQRPKKMLTGGEWECPQCDFYNYGRNMSCLKCDCKRPATIPPNPESVGAGLGGVAQLLSVKSVGKSEIERKLTENDEKAERWLSKVSQLHDSADLSSVAEDEDFPEIMPMRKGVNKFVVSTRKTPLERRLANAQYSSNNSPALSDPKISQTLDRILGRSTPTAAPNNQSVTSDTPTEAPKKSTGHLGGIDPDPFVPLSADLFAKPQSNNGQSNGNEKINAEDDSSMANNTVPVPERQSTESLDTAEKWSKKVAELDNAKDSSSASSDGNFPEIMPIRKGENRFVVSKKKDRSLTSQQYKRRSILEQADSSDFVPFVPFPPGYFAKKDTAIESTTDTGIVSEGSQPKGNLNNENWNRNYYQHQSQSHGAQSRPSGTAYTGTQITGNSQGNYNGGRGESTYRGTNFEQQPYNSGYSNNSYWSSDNNNSNNAWSENNNYNSNNAWSGNNSYNSSTRNGNSSYNSSHGYNYNGTWNDSSNSAWSSNSNNNQSGSFADNNSVNSSSSSMNANHAVHSSGYGGNSNRGYSGKSLEGSAVKDPDPLDMSEEAKAERWFRRAAQIKDISELANIPDEDFPEIMPMRKGVNRFVVSKRKTPLERRLTSPQYRRNLPIVSSEMDKDAS; this comes from the exons ATGGGCGGCGCCTCCAAGCTGCTCTCCTCgctcctcctcacctcctccCCTCTCCGCCTCCGGCCCACCactactgccgccgccgccgcgctcttCCTCTCCCCGCCCGCGGCGGCTTCGCGCCGCCTGCTGCTGCTCTCCTCGCCCTCCCCGCCCCGCACCCTCTCCAcctcgtccgccgccgccgcgtcctctTCCTTTCCGCAAGGCTCCAGCTCGGCCTCCCCGGCGCCACCGCCCCGAGCTCCTTTCCCCGAGTGGTCCCGCCTCGTCGACCGACTTGCAGCCGCCGGGTACGGCTCCGGCGCGCCCTTTCCCGCTGACGAGCTCGCCCTCGCGTCCGGATGCGGCCTGTCGGACGGGGCGCAGGCCGCTGTCTCCACCTGCCTCGCCTTCGCGCGCGACCGGCCTGGCCTCCTCAG TTCGCTTCCAAGGAAGGATGTGGAGGTCCTGGTGGCCAATGCGGCGCCGTCTCTGTTCAAGGACGGGGAGGCATCAGCACAGCGGCTTCGGCGCTACCTTGCTGGGGAAGAAATCGAT GTCATTGTTTCAGAGAGAGCTGAAACTGTTGATATTGTTCGATATCTGCTAAGTTACACATACGGTTCTTCTGACAGCTACTCAGAAGACAAGGAACTTACTGATTCCGCTGTGAGAAATATCATGGCTGAGTTAGTCAGTTTTAGTGGTCTTTCCCAGTCTTCCACTTTTGCAGAATCAACTCCGAACCAAAGTTGCTTGAGTCAGCATGAACGATTTTCCAGGCCTCTAGGGCAAAATATTGAAATGAAGCGAGGTGACTGGATTTGCACAAG ATGTAGCTTCATGAACTTTGCAAGAAATGttaggtgtcttgagtgcaatGAGCAGCGGCCAAAGAAGATGTTGACTGGTGGAGAGTGGGAATGCCCTCA GTGTGATTTCTATAACTATGGGAGGAATATGTCATGCTTAAAATGTGATTGCAAGAGGCCAGCAACAATCCCACCGAATCCTGAATCTGTTGGTGCTGGTTTAGGTGGTGTGGCACAGCTTCTTAGTGTAAAGAGTGTTGGTAAATCTGAAATTGAGAGAAAACTCACTGAAAATGATGAAAAGGCAGAAAGATGGTTGAGCAAAGTATCTCAACTTCATGATTCAGCTGACTTAAGTAGTGTAGCAGAAGACGAGGACTTTCCTGAGATTATGCCTATGCGCAAGGGGGTGAATAAGTTTGTGGTTAGCACGCGCAAAACACCACTGGAGAGAAGGCTTGCTAATGCACAGTACAGCAGTAACAATAGCCCTGCATTGTCGGACCCAAAGATAAGTCAAACTTTGGACAGGATACTTGGGCGTTCAACTCCTACTGCAGCCCCAAACAATCAATCTGTTACTAGTGACACACCTACTGAAGCTCCGAAGAAATCAACAGGCCACCTTGGTGGCATTGATCCTGATCCGTTTGTGCCTCTGTCTGCAGATCTCTTTGCTAAACCACAGAGTAATAATGGACAGAGCAATGGGAACGAAAAAATCAATGCAGAAGATGACAGTTCCATGGCAAATAACACAGTGCCTGTACCCGAGAGGCAAAGCACGGAATCATTAGATACCGCTGAGAAATGGTCCAAGAAAGTAGCAGAACTTGACAATGCAAAGGATTCCTCAAGTGCAAGTTCTGATGGAAATTTTCCTGAGATTATGCCAATAAGGAAAGGTGAAAACCGATTTGTTGTTAGTAAGAAAAAAGATCGCTCATTGACATCACAACAGTACAAAAGGCGCAGTATTCTTGAGCAGGCAGACAGTTCTGATTTTGTCCCATTTGTTCCATTTCCTCCTGGCTACTTTGCCAAGAAAGATACTGCAATAGAGAGTACTACAGACACAGGAATTGTGTCAGAAGGCAGTCAGCCAAAAGGTAACCTGAATAATGAGAACTGGAACAGAAATTACTATCAGCATCAATCACAATCTCATGGGGCGCAATCTAGGCCTAGTGGTACTGCATATACTGGCACTCAGATCACGGGCAACTCCCAGGGAAACTATAATGGTGGCAGAGGTGAATCTACTTACCGTGGAACTAACTTTGAACAGCAACCTTATAACTCAGGTTATAGCAACAACAGTTATTGGAGCAGTGATAACAATAACAGCAACAATGCCTGGAGTGAAAACAACAATTATAACAGCAATAATGCTTGGAGTGGTAACAATTCCTATAACAGCAGTACTAGGAACGGCAATAGCAGCTACAACAGCAGTCATGGTTATAACTACAATGGTACATGGAATGACAGCAGCAACAGTGCATGGAGCAGCAACAGCAACAATAACCAGAGTGGTTCATTTGCTGATAATAACAGTGTCAATAGCAGCAGTAGTTCCATGAATGCTAATCACGCGGTTCACAGTTCAGGTTATGGAGGAAACTCAAACAGAGGTTATAGTGGAAAGAGCTTGGAAGGATCTGCTGTAAAGGATCCTGATCCTCTAGACATGTCCGAGGAAGCTAAGGCTGAGAGATGGTTTAGGAGGGCAGCTCAGATAAAGGACATCTCTGAGCTAGCAAACATTCCCGACGAGGACTTCCCTGAGATAATGCCGATGAGGAAGGGGGTGAACAGATTCGTTGTGAGCAAGAGGAAGACACCATTGGAGAGGAGATTAACATCCCCGCAATACAGAAGGAACCTGCCAATCGTCAGTTCTGAAATGGACAAAGATGCCAGCTGA
- the LOC136459303 gene encoding LOW QUALITY PROTEIN: pentatricopeptide repeat-containing protein At5g15010, mitochondrial-like (The sequence of the model RefSeq protein was modified relative to this genomic sequence to represent the inferred CDS: inserted 1 base in 1 codon; substituted 1 base at 1 genomic stop codon) has translation MLRRVLARAIPLSSASYGFPKPLSPLLRIGGLRLVTSSGDPVADGGIGGEDDPFSFPDHYHKQLPPDVARGVEAVVAAAEATGTNAAGAARALNGCSAEASEPLVVASLSHLRNSCGAAHAVFWWAAAQPRYEPRRRACHSMLVILTRHRRFDAARALLDEMCRTSTASPAVVLLLIRRHCAARDVTDAVAALCLPSFGFDTGVAEFHGLLSALCRYKNVKDAEHLLISYEEFPFETKSFNIVLNGWCNIVCSLREAKRFGSSMEREGINRDVVSYGSMISCFSKAGSLDSVMKLFNRMNEAGVAPDRKVYNAIVFALAKGRCVKEAKMLVRTMEEKQVAPDTATFNSLIGPLCKARQVQEAMEMFDAMLERGLSPSARTFHALLNVARNSTEVFDLLHXCXSEMDTYIMLIRKFCRWRQHESVEKLWSAMPANGLSPDRSAYIVLIHGLFLNGRLEEAAKYYEETKSKGFSPEKKTEEIITAWLEGRELAKASVSSKGGSVSLKLPKK, from the exons ATGTTGCGTAGAGTCCTCGCGAGAGCGATCCCACTCTCCTCCGCCTCCTATGGGTTCCCCAAACCGCTAAGCCCTCTCCTCCGCATCGGTGGACTGCGCCTAGTCACTTCTTCCGGGGACCCCGTCGCGGATGGTGGCATCGGCGGCGAAGATGACCCTTTCTCCTTCCCGGACCACTACCACAAGCAGCTCCCGCCCGATGTCGCTCGAGGGGTGGAAGCCGTCGTAGCAGCTGCCGAGGCCACGGGCACCAATGCCGCAGGCGCCGCGCGAGCCCTTAACGGGTGCAGTGCCGAGGCGTCCGAACCGCTCGTGGTGGCCTCGCTGTCGCACCTCCGCAACAGCTGTGGCGCCGCTCATGCCGTGTTCTGGTGGGCCGCGGCGCAGCCCAGATACGAGCCGAGGCGGCGCGCGTGCCACTCCATGCTCGTCATCCTCACCAGGCACCGCCGCTTCGACGCCGCGCGCGCCCTGCTCGACGAAATGTGCCGCACGTCGACGGCGTCTCCGGCCGTTGTACTGCTCCTCATCCGGCGCCACTGCGCCGCGAGGGACGTCACCGACGCCGTCGCTGCCTTGTGCCTTCCGAGCTTCGGATTCGACACTGGCGTCGCCGAGTTCCATGGCCTCCTGAGCGCACTTTGCCGGTACAAGAACGTGAAGGACGCGGAGCATTTGCTGATATCCTACGAGGAGTTCCCCTTCGAGACCAAGagcttcaacatcgtcctcaACGGGTGGTGTAACATTGTCTGTAGCTTGCGCGAGGCGAAGAGATTTG GAAGCTCCATGGAGAGAGAGGGCATTAACAGAGATGTTGTGTCGTATGGGAGTATGATCTCGTGCTTCTCAAAAGCCGGGAGCCTCGACTCAGTCATGAAACTCTTTAACCGCATGAATGAGGCTGGAGTTGCTCCTGATCGGAAAGTGTACAATGCTATTGTGTTTGCACTAGCCAAGGGTCGGTGCGTGAAGGAGGCAAAGATGCTTGTCAGGACTATGGAGGAGAAGCAGGTTGCCCCAGACACAGCCACTTTTAACTCTCTCATTGGCCCCCTTTGTAAGGCTCGTCAGGTTCAGGAGGCAATGGAAATGTTTGATGCTATGTTAGAAAGGGGTCTGTCTCCTTCAGCAAGGACCTTTCATGCGTTGCTTAATGTGGCTAGAAACTCTACTGAAGTGTTTGATCTCTTGC TATGTTGATCAGAGATGGACACTTACATTATGTTGATCAGAAAATTCTGCCGGTGGAGACAGCATGAGAGTGTGGAGAAGTTGTGGAGTGCAATGCCTGCAAATGGGCTGAGCCCTGACCGGAGCGCGTACATTGTGTTGATACATGGTTTATTCCTGAACGGAAGACTAGAGGAGGCAGCAAAGTATTATGAAGAGACGAAAAGTAAGGGCTTTTCGCCAGAGAAAAAGACTGAAGAAATTATAACGGCTTGGCTTGAAGGCAGAGAGCTTGCCAAGGCGTCAGTTAGCTCTAAGGGTGGTTCAGTGTCTCTCAAGCTTCCCAAAAAGTGA
- the LOC136461107 gene encoding pentatricopeptide repeat-containing protein At1g09220, mitochondrial-like, producing the protein MGRQPPTGNSPLPSLDRRGQLLQTHTQFIAHQVFDPNPAPWRAFLKAYSHGPFPLEALNLFRHARQHLADDTFAFTFVLKACAGLGWPRAGAQLHALMVQKGFEFHAYVHTALVNVYVVSGCLVEALKAFNEMPVKNVVSWNVMITGFAGWGEVEYARLLFDQMPCRNVVSWTGLIDGYTRACLYAEAVALFRHMMAEGISPSEIIVLAVVPAISNLGGILMGEMLHGYCEKKGIVSDARVGNSLIDLYAKIGSVQNSLKLFDG; encoded by the coding sequence atggggaggcaacctccgacggggaattccccgttgccatctttagacaGGAGGGGCCAACTCCTCCAAACCCACACCCAATTTATTGCCCACCAGGTGTTCGACCCAAATCCCGCGCCGTGGCGCGCCTTCCTCAAGGCCTACTCCCACGGTCCTTTCCCCCTGGAAGCTCTGAACCTCTTCAGGCACGCACGCCAGCACCTGGCTGATGACACATTTGCCTTCACGTTCGTGCTCAAGGCTTGTGCCGGTCTGGGGTGGCCTCGAGCCGGTGCGCAGCTCCATGCGCTCATGGTCCAGAAGGGGTTTGAGTTCCATGCCTACGTGCACACCGCCCTTGTCAATGTGTATGTTGTGTCCGGGTGCTTGGTGGAAGCACTGAAGGCGTTCAATGAAATGCCAGTGAAGAACGTAGTTTCGTGGAATGTTATGATCACTGGCTTTGCTGGATGGGGTGAGGTTGAGTATGCGAGGCTTCTGTTTGATCAGATGCCCTGCAGGAATGTTGTCTCATGGACCGGGCTGATTGATGGATATACACGTGCTTGTCTTTATGCAGAGGCTGTTGCTCTTTTCCGCCACATGATGGCAGAAGGCATTAGCCCGAGTGAGATAATTGTTTTAGCAGTTGTTCCTGCAATATCTAATCTTGGAGGGATCCTTATGGGCGAGATGCTGCATGGCTATTGTGAGAAGAAGGGTATTGTTTCAGATGCCCGGGTTGGGAATTCACTCATAGACTTGTATGCTAAGATTGGCTCTGTGCAAAACTCGCTAAAGTTGTTTGATGGATAG